The Chitinivorax sp. PXF-14 genome has a window encoding:
- a CDS encoding FHIPEP family type III secretion protein — MDTKARTGALAMAFGRYSDLALALGVVMIIALMVLPLPHWLIDMLVAFNIASGLSLLLFAIYVPSVLAFSSFPSVLLITTLFRLSLSIATTRQILLEASAGHIIDTFGNMVAGGNLVVGIVVFLIITVVQFIVIAKGAERVAEVSARFTLDAMPGKQMSIDSDLRSGLIDRDEAKRKRKVLELENQLHGALDGAMKFVKGDAIAGIIIIVVNLLGGLAIGMLQRDMSLPDAMHSYSILTIGEGMVAQIPALLGAMSAGLLVTRGNGEEGRGNLGSAIGLQFLAQPKALFVTGLITLLMMLVPGFPAVVFALLGSTLLLTAWFTDRKVLVDWLDGLRGAPLDEAADGAEADVASGFTPALPLSLQVRAEALVLAREAAAASQRRGSEDLGFPLPQIECRAAADVSPQQYRLMLFGAPLAAGALPADTAAFSAVLDRTLRRAPSQFLGIQEVTHILEKTAEFYPELVKETMRALPTQRVVDVMRALVDEGVSIRNQRGILECLSERGLRENDVVMLIEQVRQTLRRQISARHAGQALSLEAILTEPQTEDVLRQSVQMTQFGSLLMLDPDRRSQLLAGLRAVLDALPADARSGLVLLASGDVRPYLARLVASEFEALPVLAYQELMPDVTVTPRGALRFEETADAQ, encoded by the coding sequence GTGGACACCAAGGCCCGTACGGGAGCTCTGGCCATGGCCTTTGGCCGTTACAGCGATTTGGCGCTGGCGCTGGGCGTGGTCATGATCATCGCGCTGATGGTGCTGCCGCTGCCGCATTGGCTGATCGACATGCTGGTCGCGTTCAATATCGCATCGGGCCTGTCGTTGCTGCTGTTCGCCATTTATGTGCCGAGCGTGCTGGCGTTCTCGAGCTTCCCCAGCGTGCTGCTGATCACCACGCTGTTCCGCCTGTCGCTGTCGATCGCCACTACGCGGCAGATCCTGCTTGAGGCCAGCGCGGGCCACATCATCGATACCTTCGGCAATATGGTGGCCGGCGGCAATCTGGTGGTGGGCATCGTCGTGTTCCTGATCATCACCGTGGTGCAGTTCATCGTGATCGCCAAGGGCGCCGAGCGTGTGGCCGAGGTGTCGGCGCGCTTCACGCTCGATGCGATGCCGGGCAAGCAGATGTCGATCGACTCCGACCTGCGCTCGGGCCTGATCGACCGCGACGAGGCTAAGCGCAAGCGCAAGGTGCTGGAACTCGAAAACCAGCTGCACGGCGCGCTCGACGGCGCGATGAAGTTCGTCAAGGGCGACGCGATCGCCGGCATCATCATCATCGTCGTCAACCTGCTCGGTGGGCTGGCGATCGGCATGCTGCAGCGGGACATGAGCCTGCCGGACGCGATGCACAGCTATTCCATCCTGACCATCGGCGAGGGCATGGTGGCGCAGATCCCGGCGCTGCTCGGCGCGATGTCGGCGGGCTTGCTGGTGACGCGCGGCAATGGCGAGGAGGGGCGCGGCAATCTCGGCAGCGCCATCGGCCTGCAGTTCCTGGCGCAGCCCAAGGCCCTGTTCGTGACCGGCCTGATCACGCTGCTGATGATGCTGGTGCCGGGGTTTCCGGCCGTGGTGTTCGCGCTGCTTGGCTCGACCCTGCTGCTGACGGCCTGGTTCACCGACCGCAAGGTGCTCGTCGACTGGCTCGACGGCCTGCGCGGTGCCCCGCTCGACGAGGCGGCGGACGGGGCGGAGGCCGATGTCGCGAGCGGCTTTACGCCGGCGTTGCCGCTGTCGCTGCAGGTGCGAGCCGAGGCGCTGGTGCTTGCCCGCGAGGCGGCCGCCGCGAGCCAGCGGCGGGGCAGCGAGGACCTGGGCTTCCCCTTGCCGCAGATCGAATGCCGTGCGGCCGCCGATGTGTCGCCGCAGCAGTATCGGCTGATGCTGTTCGGCGCGCCGCTCGCGGCCGGCGCACTGCCGGCCGATACGGCGGCCTTCTCGGCTGTGCTCGACCGCACCTTGCGGCGCGCACCCAGCCAGTTTCTCGGTATCCAGGAGGTGACGCACATCCTGGAGAAGACCGCTGAGTTCTACCCCGAGCTGGTCAAGGAAACCATGCGCGCGCTGCCTACCCAGCGCGTGGTCGACGTGATGCGCGCGCTCGTCGACGAGGGCGTGTCCATCCGCAACCAGCGCGGCATTCTCGAATGCCTGTCGGAGCGCGGCCTGCGCGAGAACGACGTGGTGATGCTGATCGAGCAGGTGCGGCAGACGCTCAGGCGGCAGATTTCGGCGCGCCACGCGGGGCAGGCGCTGTCGCTCGAGGCGATCCTGACCGAGCCGCAGACTGAGGATGTCCTGCGCCAGTCGGTGCAGATGACGCAGTTCGGCTCGCTGTTGATGCTTGACCCGGATCGCCGCAGCCAATTGCTCGCCGGCCTGCGCGCGGTGCTCGACGCGCTGCCGGCGGATGCGCGGAGCGGGCTGGTGCTGCTCGCATCTGGCGATGTGCGGCCGTATCTGGCGCGGCTCGTGGCGAGCGAGTTCGAGGCGCTGCCAGTGCTGGCTTATCAAGAGCTGATGCCCGACGTGACGGTGACGCCGCGCGGCGCGCTGCGTTTCGAGGAGACCGCCGATGCGCAGTAA
- a CDS encoding recombinase family protein: protein MRTARSRTSGEYLMGFFMVPFSQELEPPPNPGRFSDKQRKTSTEDQTRNCRAFAAREGLTVTDTFSDEEVSGTTRARPGYNAMLQAAEQQAFDVLLVDDLSRLARDATEQGLTLKRLKFLDIRIVGVSEGYDSDAPGEKIHAAVKGLLNELYVDNIRFQTKRGLEGRALQGMSAGGRAYGYDSKPVIENGQVVGHALCVNEEQAIVVRRIHRMFADGHSPMAIAARLNEEGVPSPRGGTWARSAIHGDPNDGSGILNNAMYDGCYIWNRSRFITNPDTGKRTRKANDESQWVVVDVPELRIVPAELWAKVKARQQAISEKSKLKQAAAGERARTGAGPKYLLSGLLKCAECGSNYVIVDRSRYGCARHKDRGAAACSNSLKVERHLMERTVLQTLKKRLLTPEALKHFKLSLSSEASRQLEESCGDVKRVGKRLDEVKRQIGRLVDSIKAGIAPTILRDELNHLQQERDVLEREYAQSHGSAPVVSDVIATAIVRYDHLIANLENLLMARVTEARELLKTLFGGSIELLPKEDGTVEAKMAGMAAGLFSLFALTPDFLTESQINVVAGAGFEPATFGL, encoded by the coding sequence ATGCGCACAGCGCGCTCACGAACTTCCGGGGAGTACTTGATGGGTTTCTTCATGGTTCCATTCTCTCAAGAGTTGGAGCCTCCACCAAACCCGGGGCGGTTCAGTGACAAACAGCGTAAGACCTCTACCGAGGACCAGACCCGAAACTGCCGCGCCTTTGCAGCACGCGAAGGGTTGACGGTTACCGACACCTTCAGCGATGAGGAGGTCTCGGGGACCACCCGTGCTCGGCCAGGCTACAACGCGATGCTTCAGGCTGCGGAACAGCAGGCATTCGACGTGCTGCTGGTGGACGACCTCAGCCGATTGGCGCGCGATGCTACCGAACAGGGATTGACGCTCAAACGCCTGAAGTTTCTCGACATCCGGATTGTGGGGGTATCGGAAGGCTATGACTCGGACGCGCCAGGCGAGAAGATACATGCCGCCGTCAAAGGGCTACTGAACGAGCTCTACGTGGACAACATTCGTTTTCAGACCAAGCGCGGACTGGAAGGCCGGGCACTACAGGGCATGAGTGCCGGCGGCCGGGCCTATGGCTATGACTCCAAGCCGGTCATCGAGAACGGCCAGGTCGTCGGCCATGCACTGTGCGTCAATGAAGAACAGGCCATCGTCGTAAGGCGCATCCACCGGATGTTTGCCGATGGCCACTCCCCTATGGCCATCGCCGCGCGGCTGAACGAAGAAGGAGTGCCCTCACCGCGCGGAGGAACGTGGGCCCGTTCTGCCATTCACGGCGACCCCAATGACGGCAGCGGCATTCTGAACAACGCCATGTACGACGGCTGCTACATTTGGAATCGTAGTCGCTTCATCACGAACCCGGATACGGGGAAACGCACTCGCAAAGCCAACGATGAATCGCAATGGGTAGTCGTTGACGTACCAGAACTGCGCATCGTACCAGCCGAGTTATGGGCAAAGGTCAAGGCACGGCAGCAGGCCATCTCCGAGAAGAGCAAACTGAAACAAGCCGCAGCGGGCGAGAGAGCTCGCACTGGGGCCGGGCCGAAGTATCTGCTTAGCGGACTACTGAAATGTGCCGAATGTGGGTCGAACTACGTCATCGTGGACCGCAGTCGGTACGGCTGCGCTAGGCACAAAGACAGGGGGGCCGCGGCGTGCTCAAATAGCCTGAAAGTTGAACGGCACCTGATGGAGCGCACAGTGCTGCAGACACTGAAAAAGCGCTTGCTGACGCCAGAAGCGCTTAAGCACTTCAAGCTCAGTCTTTCGTCAGAGGCGAGCCGGCAGCTTGAAGAGTCCTGCGGTGATGTGAAGCGGGTCGGCAAGCGCCTAGACGAAGTCAAACGCCAAATCGGCCGACTGGTGGATAGCATCAAGGCCGGAATCGCCCCTACGATTCTGCGCGACGAACTGAATCACCTCCAGCAGGAGCGGGATGTGCTGGAACGAGAGTACGCACAATCACATGGTAGTGCGCCGGTCGTGTCTGATGTCATCGCCACCGCTATCGTGCGGTACGACCACCTCATCGCCAATCTTGAGAATCTGCTGATGGCTCGGGTGACCGAGGCTCGTGAACTGCTGAAGACCCTCTTTGGCGGCTCGATTGAACTACTGCCGAAAGAAGATGGGACCGTAGAAGCAAAAATGGCCGGCATGGCAGCCGGCCTTTTCTCGCTATTTGCGCTAACACCCGATTTTTTGACCGAGAGTCAGATAAATGTGGTTGCGGGGGCAGGATTTGAACCTGCGACCTTCGGGTTATGA
- the sctC gene encoding type III secretion system outer membrane ring subunit SctC, translated as MRSNVWLAALCLLLACTSSVAAAIPWGGRIITVKAQEQPLPDFLQSFLGSQGFILDISEQVKGTVSGSFNGRPKTIFDKIVRTYSLLPYYDGAVLHVYAASEAQTKTYGVSPQLIGRVVQTLGRLDVLDEKHTFRALADEGVLMVSGSRRFIDDVDNILSAAQINASSGPAMFRLFKLKYAWAADVTLNQGGREVKIPGVASTLRNLMLSSRRGQLEKPARATVDKLRGQGMKPGEPKAPAEPKAERQPDGADDMFAPAQLPLNAEVAYIEADKRMNAVIVRDTRDRMPMYEQLIRELDVETPLVEIQATIVDVSRDKMQELGINWRWKNGRYEALQGRGDSSDLGLADNGQSVIPSGEGLLLSTILGDKGKFIARLQALQQQGSAKIVSRPQVLTLSNEEALLANNQNFYVRVAGAYEVDLFNVTAGTAMKVVPHVIREGDKARIRLLVNIEDGKITGEPKVDQIPVVEKSTLATQAMIWEGESLLIGGLTRDQNGNAESKIPLLGDLPIIGHLFKTTSSTDNHMERLFMITPRLVPAERVAAAPLP; from the coding sequence ATGCGCAGTAATGTCTGGCTGGCGGCGCTGTGCCTGTTGCTGGCGTGTACGTCGAGTGTGGCTGCGGCGATTCCCTGGGGTGGGCGCATCATCACCGTCAAGGCGCAGGAGCAGCCGCTGCCGGATTTCCTGCAGAGCTTTCTCGGCAGCCAGGGTTTCATCCTCGACATCAGCGAGCAGGTGAAGGGCACGGTCAGCGGCAGCTTCAATGGCCGGCCCAAGACCATCTTCGACAAGATCGTGCGCACCTATTCGCTGCTGCCCTATTACGACGGTGCCGTGCTGCACGTCTATGCCGCGAGCGAGGCGCAGACCAAGACCTATGGTGTGAGTCCGCAGCTGATCGGGCGCGTGGTGCAGACGCTGGGCCGGCTCGACGTGCTCGACGAGAAGCACACCTTCCGCGCGCTGGCCGACGAGGGTGTGCTGATGGTGTCGGGCTCGCGCCGCTTCATCGACGATGTGGACAACATCCTGAGCGCGGCGCAGATCAACGCCAGCAGCGGCCCGGCCATGTTCCGCCTGTTCAAGCTGAAGTACGCCTGGGCGGCCGATGTCACGCTGAACCAGGGCGGGCGCGAGGTGAAGATCCCCGGCGTGGCCAGCACGCTGCGCAACCTGATGCTGAGCAGCCGCCGTGGCCAGCTCGAAAAGCCGGCCCGGGCCACGGTGGACAAGCTGCGCGGCCAGGGCATGAAGCCGGGCGAGCCCAAGGCCCCGGCCGAGCCGAAAGCGGAGCGCCAGCCCGACGGCGCCGATGACATGTTTGCGCCGGCGCAGCTGCCGCTGAATGCCGAGGTAGCCTATATCGAAGCCGACAAACGCATGAATGCGGTGATCGTGCGCGACACGCGCGACCGCATGCCGATGTACGAGCAGTTGATCCGCGAGCTCGACGTCGAGACGCCGCTGGTGGAGATCCAGGCCACCATCGTCGATGTGTCGCGCGACAAGATGCAGGAGCTCGGCATCAACTGGCGCTGGAAGAATGGCCGCTACGAGGCGCTGCAAGGGCGCGGCGACAGTTCCGACCTCGGCCTTGCGGACAACGGCCAGAGCGTGATCCCGAGCGGCGAGGGGCTCCTGCTGTCGACCATCCTCGGCGATAAGGGCAAGTTCATCGCACGGCTGCAGGCCCTGCAGCAGCAGGGCTCGGCGAAGATCGTGTCGCGCCCGCAGGTGCTCACGCTGTCGAACGAAGAAGCGCTGCTCGCCAACAACCAGAACTTCTATGTGCGCGTCGCCGGCGCCTACGAGGTCGACCTGTTCAACGTCACGGCCGGCACTGCGATGAAGGTGGTGCCGCACGTGATCCGCGAGGGCGACAAGGCGCGCATCCGGCTGCTGGTGAACATCGAGGACGGCAAGATCACCGGCGAGCCGAAGGTCGACCAGATCCCGGTGGTCGAGAAATCCACGCTGGCGACGCAGGCCATGATCTGGGAGGGCGAGAGCCTGCTGATCGGCGGCCTGACGCGCGACCAGAACGGCAACGCGGAGAGCAAGATCCCGCTGCTCGGCGACCTGCCCATCATCGGCCACCTGTTCAAGACCACCTCGTCCACCGACAACCACATGGAACGGCTGTTCATGATCACGCCCCGGCTGGTGCCGGCCGAGCGTGTCGCCGCCGCGCCGCTGCCCTGA